From the genome of Candidatus Methylomirabilota bacterium, one region includes:
- a CDS encoding SDR family NAD(P)-dependent oxidoreductase gives MELDGQIAIVTGAGRGIGRATALELARMGADIVIAELDRAGADRTASEVKGLGRRVLIVPTDVTLRADLQAMADRARGEFGRIDVFVNNAGIYRAALPLEVTEEHWDAVLSVNAKAVFFASQAVLPTMIAQKRGAIISLASLASKVGSRNNLPYNASKAAVVSITKSLALAHAADGIRVNCVCPGFVETDMWTLVSREQGALQGVSPEEFTRQRLAQIPLGRMETPQDVANVIGFLASSRAAYMTGQAINVTGGVIMH, from the coding sequence ATGGAGCTGGACGGACAGATCGCCATCGTCACCGGCGCCGGACGCGGCATCGGACGCGCCACCGCCCTCGAGCTGGCGCGCATGGGCGCCGACATCGTGATCGCGGAGCTTGACCGGGCCGGCGCCGATCGCACGGCCTCCGAGGTCAAGGGCCTCGGGCGCCGCGTGCTCATCGTGCCGACCGACGTCACCTTGCGCGCCGACCTCCAGGCCATGGCGGATCGCGCCCGGGGAGAATTCGGGCGGATCGACGTGTTCGTCAACAACGCGGGCATCTACCGCGCGGCGCTGCCCCTGGAGGTCACCGAAGAGCACTGGGACGCCGTCCTGAGCGTCAATGCCAAGGCCGTCTTCTTCGCCAGCCAGGCCGTCCTGCCCACCATGATCGCGCAGAAGCGGGGGGCCATCATCAGCCTCGCCTCGCTGGCCAGCAAGGTCGGCAGCCGCAACAACCTGCCCTACAATGCGAGCAAGGCCGCGGTGGTCAGCATCACGAAGAGTCTCGCCCTCGCCCACGCCGCCGACGGGATCCGGGTCAACTGCGTCTGCCCCGGCTTCGTCGAGACCGACATGTGGACCCTCGTCTCGCGCGAGCAGGGGGCGCTCCAGGGTGTGTCGCCCGAAGAGTTCACGCGCCAGCGCCTCGCCCAGATCCCGCTCGGACGAATGGAGACTCCCCAGGACGTGGCGAACGTGATCGGCTTCCTCGCCTCGAGCCGCGCCGCCTACATGACGGGGCAAGCGATCAATGTCACGGGCGGCGTCATCATGCACTAG
- a CDS encoding aldehyde ferredoxin oxidoreductase family protein, giving the protein MDRYGYWNKILHVNLGDRSTWIEEPGDAFFRRYAGGRGLIGHYLLKYVPKGADPLGPDNILIIAPGVITGAPVPGAGRHSVGAKSPLTGGFGESESGGYWGAELKRAGWDAIVFHGVAPTPVYLWINDGAVEIRDASHLWGKITGEVEDAILAELGDPRIRVAQIGPAGENLVRFASIANDLNEVAGRTGMGAVMGSKKLKAIAVRGKIPVKIADQPSLLGVAKWVSGTMDEKHRAFHEFGTGAAMQGKSLEGGMPVLNYRLGAADTIAKVDAIAVRDQVRVRMGACYACSVRCKKVVHIEEKEEKARELSESLYKGRARVAVDPLGRYRVDPRYGGPEYESLASLGVNLGLDDLIAICKSNEMCNYLCMDTVSLGATLAWAMECFEKGILTLEDTDGVPLRFHDADGVVKLVEMIAYRRGIGDLLAEGSQRAARRLGRGSEAFLTTVKGMEMAMHDPRHMPVMRASYLLAPTGGDHMRQTSNRNGLRNQIGLCHFLAYEDDQSLTILRAVTGWDITAEEMITTAHRGLTLARLFNMREGFGRAHDRLPARFSDPLPKHAGFTSEQQDKIVTDYYVEQGWDLATGAPTAETIRALELEEDAARAV; this is encoded by the coding sequence ATGGACCGCTACGGCTACTGGAACAAGATCCTGCACGTGAATCTCGGCGACCGGAGCACCTGGATCGAGGAGCCGGGAGACGCTTTCTTCCGTCGCTACGCCGGTGGCCGTGGCCTCATCGGCCACTATCTCCTCAAGTACGTGCCCAAGGGGGCCGACCCCCTCGGGCCCGACAATATCCTGATCATCGCGCCGGGGGTCATCACGGGCGCGCCGGTGCCCGGGGCGGGCCGTCACAGTGTGGGCGCGAAGTCCCCCCTCACCGGAGGCTTCGGCGAGTCGGAGTCGGGCGGCTACTGGGGCGCCGAGCTCAAGCGCGCGGGCTGGGACGCCATCGTCTTCCACGGCGTGGCACCCACGCCCGTCTACCTGTGGATCAACGATGGCGCCGTCGAGATTCGCGACGCCTCCCACCTCTGGGGAAAGATCACCGGAGAGGTGGAAGACGCCATCCTCGCCGAGCTTGGCGATCCGCGCATCCGCGTGGCCCAGATCGGTCCGGCCGGCGAGAACCTCGTCCGCTTCGCCTCCATCGCCAACGACCTGAACGAGGTGGCGGGCCGCACCGGCATGGGCGCCGTCATGGGCTCGAAGAAGCTCAAGGCCATCGCCGTGCGTGGCAAGATCCCTGTCAAGATCGCCGACCAGCCCTCGCTGCTCGGAGTCGCCAAGTGGGTCTCCGGCACCATGGACGAGAAGCACCGCGCCTTCCACGAGTTCGGCACGGGCGCGGCCATGCAGGGCAAGAGCCTGGAGGGGGGCATGCCCGTCCTCAACTATCGCCTGGGCGCCGCTGACACCATCGCCAAGGTGGACGCCATCGCGGTGCGCGACCAGGTGCGCGTGAGGATGGGCGCCTGCTACGCGTGCTCGGTCCGCTGCAAGAAAGTCGTCCACATCGAAGAGAAGGAAGAGAAGGCGCGCGAGCTGTCGGAATCGCTCTACAAGGGCCGCGCCCGCGTGGCCGTGGACCCGCTCGGACGTTATCGCGTGGACCCGCGCTACGGCGGGCCCGAGTACGAATCGCTCGCGTCGCTGGGCGTCAATCTCGGGCTCGACGACCTGATCGCCATCTGCAAGTCCAACGAGATGTGCAACTATCTCTGCATGGACACCGTCTCCCTCGGGGCCACCCTGGCCTGGGCCATGGAGTGCTTCGAGAAGGGCATCCTGACCCTCGAGGACACGGACGGGGTGCCGCTCCGTTTCCACGACGCCGACGGCGTGGTCAAGCTGGTCGAGATGATCGCCTATCGCCGGGGCATCGGCGATCTCCTGGCCGAGGGATCGCAGCGCGCGGCCCGGCGGCTCGGCCGCGGCTCCGAGGCCTTCCTGACCACGGTCAAGGGCATGGAGATGGCCATGCACGACCCGCGGCACATGCCCGTCATGCGGGCGTCGTACTTGCTGGCCCCGACGGGCGGGGACCACATGCGCCAGACCAGCAACCGCAACGGCCTGCGCAACCAGATCGGGCTCTGCCACTTCCTGGCCTACGAGGACGACCAGTCGCTGACCATCCTCCGGGCCGTCACGGGCTGGGACATCACCGCCGAGGAGATGATCACCACCGCGCACCGTGGTCTCACCCTGGCCCGGCTCTTCAACATGCGCGAGGGCTTCGGCCGCGCCCACGACCGCCTGCCCGCGCGCTTCAGCGATCCCCTGCCCAAGCATGCCGGCTTCACGTCGGAGCAGCAGGACAAGATCGTCACCGACTACTACGTCGAGCAGGGCTGGGACCTGGCCACCGGCGCGCCCACGGCGGAGACCATCCGCGCCCTCGAGCTCGAGGAAGACGCCGCGCGCGCGGTCTAG
- a CDS encoding MoaD/ThiS family protein has protein sequence MSRPSDSTRADARTITIAVTFFADLRRFLPRGAEGPQRYTVPEGATAADLLVAIGVETGAEVTIAVDGELAGRETPLRDGADVMLLNPMEGGAAAAGEATTKMEGGAAAAGEATIQDIGGAAAAGEATTKMEGR, from the coding sequence ATGAGCCGGCCCAGCGATTCGACTCGCGCGGATGCTCGCACCATCACGATCGCGGTCACCTTCTTCGCCGATCTCCGCCGCTTTCTGCCCCGCGGCGCCGAAGGGCCCCAGCGCTATACCGTGCCGGAGGGCGCCACCGCGGCCGACCTGCTCGTCGCCATCGGCGTCGAAACCGGAGCCGAGGTGACCATCGCGGTGGACGGAGAACTGGCGGGGCGTGAGACACCTTTGCGCGACGGCGCAGACGTCATGCTGCTGAACCCGATGGAAGGGGGAGCCGCAGCCGCAGGCGAGGCGACCACCAAGATGGAAGGGGGAGCCGCAGCCGCAGGCGAGGCGACCATTCAAGACATAGGGGGAGCCGCAGCCGCAGGCGAGGCGACCACCAAGATGGAAGGGAGATAG
- a CDS encoding thiamine pyrophosphate-binding protein, giving the protein MSERSAGRAVVELLKAEQVRYIFGIVGSTFLDVLDALYDDRSVEYINVRHEQAAAFMADGLARVTDVPGVCLVTSGPGATNLLTGVAAAHVAHSPVVVLVGGVDLDHYRKDAFQDFDLVSMFRPVTKLAIQIPSPGRIPELLRAALRAAMTGRRGPVFVEIPRNVLNDQTLPGGELAPGGYRVTHPLPPHPDAIAEAARLLRQAERPLLLVGGGVTRADANALVVRLSEQHAIPMITAYGRNDAVPNGHPLYIGPLGRAGSPEAAAACRRADLLLVMGSRLAHFTTHFDHRHIRPETAIIQIDVESRDIGRYYATSIGIQADAREACRALLDTLGRDGVGSARQAWRHEAEALRAQREARLAAEAGFQATPLKPQRVYAELRRALPPETIVALDAGAAPAYGYDRLHFSRPRTFLTPLDLGGLGFAFPEALGAKLGRPDAPVLAIHGDGGFLMNAQEIETAVRHGINVVTLVMNNNCWGSEKAYQKHFYGGRYIGCDLGNPRYDQFARLFGAEGYYVEHPDQIGDAITAALRSGKPTIVEVPIDPEEFPTPATAVRGEKATPQVP; this is encoded by the coding sequence ATGAGCGAGCGGAGCGCCGGACGCGCGGTCGTGGAGCTGCTGAAGGCCGAGCAGGTCCGGTACATCTTCGGGATCGTCGGCTCGACCTTTCTGGATGTGCTCGACGCGCTCTACGACGACCGCAGCGTCGAGTACATCAATGTCCGTCACGAGCAGGCGGCCGCCTTCATGGCCGACGGACTGGCCCGGGTGACGGATGTGCCCGGCGTCTGTCTCGTCACGAGCGGCCCCGGGGCCACCAACCTTCTCACGGGCGTGGCCGCGGCCCATGTCGCCCATTCCCCCGTGGTGGTCCTGGTCGGCGGCGTCGACCTGGACCACTACCGGAAGGATGCGTTCCAGGACTTCGATCTCGTGAGCATGTTCCGACCCGTGACCAAGCTGGCCATCCAGATCCCCTCGCCGGGGCGCATTCCCGAGCTGCTGCGCGCGGCCCTGCGCGCGGCCATGACCGGACGTCGCGGACCCGTCTTCGTGGAGATCCCGCGAAATGTCCTGAACGATCAGACGCTCCCGGGAGGAGAGCTCGCGCCGGGAGGGTATCGAGTGACTCATCCGCTGCCTCCGCATCCAGACGCCATCGCGGAGGCGGCGCGCCTCCTGCGGCAAGCCGAGCGACCGCTTCTCCTGGTGGGAGGCGGCGTCACGCGGGCCGACGCGAATGCCCTCGTGGTGCGTCTGAGCGAGCAGCACGCGATCCCGATGATCACCGCGTATGGCCGCAACGACGCCGTCCCCAATGGGCATCCTCTCTACATAGGGCCGCTCGGCCGCGCCGGATCGCCGGAGGCGGCCGCGGCCTGCCGGCGCGCCGATCTCCTCCTCGTCATGGGCTCGCGGCTTGCGCACTTCACGACCCACTTCGACCACCGCCATATCCGGCCCGAGACCGCCATCATCCAGATAGACGTCGAGAGCAGAGATATCGGCCGCTACTACGCGACGTCGATAGGAATCCAGGCGGATGCGCGGGAGGCGTGCCGGGCCTTGCTGGACACCCTCGGCCGCGACGGCGTTGGCTCGGCCCGCCAGGCGTGGCGACACGAGGCCGAGGCGCTGCGGGCCCAGCGCGAGGCCCGGCTCGCCGCCGAGGCTGGCTTCCAGGCGACGCCGCTCAAACCCCAGCGGGTCTATGCCGAGCTCCGCCGCGCGCTGCCCCCAGAGACCATCGTCGCGCTCGACGCGGGAGCGGCGCCGGCCTACGGATACGATCGCTTGCACTTCAGCCGGCCCCGCACCTTTCTCACTCCCCTCGACCTCGGCGGACTGGGCTTCGCATTCCCGGAGGCTCTGGGGGCCAAGCTCGGCCGTCCCGATGCGCCCGTGCTGGCCATCCACGGCGATGGCGGCTTCCTCATGAATGCCCAGGAGATCGAGACGGCGGTACGGCATGGGATCAATGTCGTCACCCTGGTGATGAACAACAATTGCTGGGGCTCCGAGAAGGCCTACCAGAAGCATTTCTATGGCGGACGCTACATCGGCTGCGATCTCGGGAACCCACGCTACGACCAGTTCGCCCGACTCTTCGGCGCCGAGGGATACTACGTGGAGCATCCCGATCAGATCGGAGACGCCATCACGGCGGCCCTGCGCTCGGGCAAGCCGACCATCGTCGAGGTCCCCATCGACCCGGAGGAGTTTCCCACTCCCGCGACCGCCGTCCGGGGTGAGAAGGCAACCCCCCAGGTCCCATGA